The nucleotide window CGTGGCGCCAGCGCCTCAGCGGCGACATCGTCGAACTCGACGAGCGTTCGCTCCTGGCGGGTCACCAACCCGAACCTGGCCGTTGGCCGCTCGTCGAGCACGGTGGCGATCCGCCGCAGGTCCGCGTCTTCATCGGCGACCGGAACCAGCCGCGCCCCGACCTCGGCGAGTCGGCGCGGGACGTCCGACGCGAGCCGACGCACCAGACGGTGCATCGCCCGCACCACCGGCCCGGCGCGGTCGACGCCGCCCCCGCTCGGAGCCACGACGTAGGCCAGGATGCGGCCGGTGCCGGGCCCGGGTCGCGTGTCGTGGTGCTGCAACGCGCCGGTGTAGCGGTGGTGGCCGTCAGCCATCAGCAGGCGTGCCGGAGCGTAGGCCGCTCGGACGGCCGCCGTCATGTCGCTGTCGGCGATGACCCACAGCCGGTGGGTGACGCCGTCCTCGGGATCGGTGAACACCGCGTCGGCACGCCCTGCGCTGACCTCATCGAGCACGGTCGTGACCTCGGGAGGTTCGGCGGGAGCCAGGACGTAGACGGGGGAGGTGTTGACCGGCAGGGCTGCCAGGAGCCGCAGCCGATCCTCAACCGGCGGTCGGAAGATCTGCTCGTGTGGCAGGACGTCACCCGATCCCCACGGCACCAGGCGGAGCGCGGCCAGGACGCCCCGCTGGTGGCGTTGCTCGTCGCCGTGCGTGTACTGCTGCTCGTAGACGTACAAGGCCGGACGGGGATCGCGGGCGACA belongs to Actinomycetota bacterium and includes:
- a CDS encoding DUF1015 domain-containing protein — encoded protein: MVDLAPFRGVRYTAGHDLADVTAPPYDAIDPGLSHRLHQRSAVNVVRLERAEPHEGDRAGRNRYELAADTYHRWIEAGVVARDPRPALYVYEQQYTHGDEQRHQRGVLAALRLVPWGSGDVLPHEQIFRPPVEDRLRLLAALPVNTSPVYVLAPAEPPEVTTVLDEVSAGRADAVFTDPEDGVTHRLWVIADSDMTAAVRAAYAPARLLMADGHHRYTGALQHHDTRPGPGTGRILAYVVAPSGGGVDRAGPVVRAMHRLVRRLASDVPRRLAEVGARLVPVADEDADLRRIATVLDERPTARFGLVTRQERTLVEFDDVAAEALAPRDVPAEVRHLDVALLDALLSGPLQVDQAEEVRYTPDARAAAGEVMAGSADALFVLRPVTLDRVRAVADAGLRMPPKTTSFFPKPRTGLVLRPLE